In Arthrobacter sp. StoSoilB5, one genomic interval encodes:
- a CDS encoding MBL fold metallo-hydrolase, giving the protein MDSLIHSSRDVTIRSISVSEMNNNVYLLTSKSTGVQLLIDAADDLPAIEQLLNDSAPDTSAAPKLVRIATTHQHWDHIRALGELVSLTGATTSAGADDADALPVPVDVRLGHGDVERFGDFEITAIHLRGHTPGSIAFVYQDPDGPAHIFSGDSLFPGGVGNTQNDPSRFTSLLNDVKERLFDTYPDDTVVHPGHGLPTTLGAERPHLEEWRARGW; this is encoded by the coding sequence ATGGATTCGCTTATTCACTCATCGCGCGACGTCACCATCCGGAGCATCTCGGTCAGCGAGATGAACAACAATGTGTACCTGTTGACCTCGAAGTCCACAGGTGTGCAACTGTTGATCGACGCCGCCGATGACCTTCCAGCCATTGAGCAACTTCTCAACGACAGCGCTCCGGATACTTCCGCAGCGCCGAAGCTCGTCAGGATCGCCACCACCCACCAGCATTGGGACCACATCCGTGCCTTGGGCGAGTTGGTGTCACTTACCGGTGCAACCACTTCGGCAGGAGCGGACGACGCCGATGCGTTGCCCGTTCCGGTGGATGTCCGGCTTGGTCACGGCGACGTCGAGCGGTTCGGCGACTTCGAGATCACGGCGATCCACCTGCGTGGACACACCCCCGGCTCGATCGCTTTCGTTTACCAGGATCCCGACGGGCCTGCCCACATTTTCAGCGGGGACTCGTTGTTTCCGGGCGGCGTCGGCAACACACAGAACGATCCTTCACGTTTCACTTCACTGTTGAACGACGTGAAAGAGCGGCTGTTCGACACCTATCCGGATGACACCGTGGTCCACCCGGGCCATGGATTGCCCACGACCCTCGGCGCCGAGCGGCCCCACCTTGAGGAGTGGCGCGCCCGGGGCTGGTGA
- a CDS encoding MFS transporter, whose translation MTSDSSTAGILRRPYLLATVGACALVFLSAFESLAVTTIMPLVSRDLDGASLYALAFAGPLATGVMGMVAAGNWSDRRGPAAPLYGSVALFVAGLLIAGTAGSMEVLVLGRLVQGLGGGAMTVALYVLVARVYPPVLHPKIFAAFAASWVIPSLVGPFAAGIVAQLSSWHWVFLGVVGLVVPALLMVVPAVRGMAPDAETDKQPVPWAFGRMGWAALAALTVLALNLSAEVPGVGGVIAVVALVLAVVAVRPLVPRGTLLARRGLPSVILTRGLASAAFFGAEVYLPYLLTEQYAFTPTFAGLTLTGAALAWAGASALQGRLGSKLADALAVKIGAALVLVAIVLALVTAALALPAAIAIGGWILAGGGMGLMYPRLSVMTLALSTPDNQGFNSAAMSISDSLGGALALAATGLVFAAFTTTNPFAGVFALTAVIAVVGVLVAPRVAAHATASASRDAAPELSLTHPN comes from the coding sequence ATGACCTCTGACTCCTCAACGGCCGGAATACTCCGCCGCCCCTACCTACTGGCTACCGTCGGTGCTTGCGCGCTCGTCTTCCTCAGCGCCTTCGAGTCCTTGGCGGTTACCACCATCATGCCGCTCGTCAGCCGGGACCTGGACGGAGCCAGTCTTTATGCGCTGGCCTTCGCCGGCCCGCTGGCAACTGGCGTGATGGGCATGGTGGCGGCAGGCAACTGGTCCGATCGTCGGGGGCCGGCGGCACCGCTATACGGGTCGGTGGCGCTCTTCGTTGCCGGCCTGCTGATCGCTGGAACGGCCGGGAGCATGGAGGTCCTGGTGCTTGGGCGGCTCGTGCAGGGACTTGGGGGCGGTGCCATGACCGTGGCCTTGTACGTGCTGGTAGCCCGCGTCTACCCGCCGGTGCTGCATCCCAAGATCTTTGCCGCGTTTGCTGCTTCCTGGGTCATCCCTTCCCTGGTGGGTCCGTTCGCTGCAGGCATCGTGGCACAGCTCAGCAGTTGGCACTGGGTATTCCTTGGCGTGGTGGGGCTGGTTGTTCCGGCGCTGCTGATGGTGGTGCCAGCCGTGCGGGGGATGGCTCCCGACGCCGAAACAGATAAACAGCCTGTCCCGTGGGCTTTCGGACGCATGGGGTGGGCGGCGCTGGCTGCCCTGACCGTCCTCGCACTGAACCTTTCAGCGGAGGTTCCGGGCGTGGGCGGGGTGATTGCCGTCGTCGCGCTTGTACTTGCTGTGGTGGCGGTACGGCCGTTGGTCCCGCGCGGAACACTGCTTGCCCGGCGAGGTCTTCCCAGCGTGATCCTCACCCGCGGGTTGGCGTCGGCGGCGTTTTTCGGCGCGGAGGTTTACCTGCCGTACCTGCTGACCGAACAGTATGCTTTCACGCCGACATTTGCCGGGCTCACGCTGACCGGTGCTGCGCTCGCCTGGGCAGGGGCGTCCGCTCTCCAGGGCCGGTTGGGTTCCAAGCTGGCTGATGCCCTCGCCGTGAAGATTGGGGCCGCACTGGTGCTGGTGGCCATAGTTCTGGCCCTGGTGACAGCGGCGTTGGCGCTGCCGGCGGCCATTGCCATTGGCGGCTGGATCCTGGCAGGCGGCGGCATGGGGCTCATGTACCCGCGGCTGAGCGTCATGACATTGGCTCTCTCGACCCCCGATAACCAAGGCTTCAACAGCGCAGCGATGTCCATCTCCGATTCCCTGGGCGGCGCCTTGGCCCTCGCCGCCACGGGACTCGTCTTCGCGGCATTTACGACGACGAACCCGTTTGCGGGGGTCTTCGCGCTGACGGCGGTGATCGCCGTCGTCGGGGTTCTTGTAGCGCCACGCGTCGCCGCTCATGCCACCGCATCCGCATCCCGGGACGCCGCACCGGAACTCTCACTCACACACCCCAACTAG
- a CDS encoding DEAD/DEAH box helicase, which produces MTTFAALGTPKAIADSLAADGIEEAFPIQVKTLPDTLAGRDVLGRGRTGSGKTIAFAIPLVARLAEREAKHFRKPGRPMGLVLAPTRELATQINATIEPLAKAMGLNTTVIYGGISQARQEKALRAGVDIVIACPGRLEDLIRQRILTLEAVEVTVLDEADHMADLGFLPVVKKLMDMTPTQGQRLLFSATLDNGVDKLVNRYLSNPLTHSVDDPQAAVTTMEHHVLVVNDQTVKKQLIVELASGAGRRVLFMRTKHHARKLAKTLTDAGIPAVDLHGNLSQNARDRNLAEFSNGDVRVLVATDVAARGVHVDDVELVIHVDPPTEHKAYLHRSGRTARAGSDGTVVTLTLPEQQSDVKKLMKAAGVDVSFERVTANSPLVAELVGDIADKVDPRTRAALLAAKAPQGGGTSTGANAQRKRARRTGGQAAPTAGGRGGRGGRGKVAAEPVRTDINRADRRAAMNDDVARSSRGRGKAGATHRNDVPGSQGQGGRSGRPASGQRAATGGQRSASAPRTASTTSTRTGGNKAVWSSATGATSGGSYGSGASGNSGRGGSGAGRPARSGPRRASAPASNERRGR; this is translated from the coding sequence ATGACTACTTTTGCTGCCCTTGGCACGCCCAAGGCCATTGCTGATTCCCTCGCCGCAGACGGCATCGAAGAGGCATTCCCCATCCAGGTGAAGACCCTCCCGGATACCCTCGCAGGCCGTGACGTCCTGGGCCGTGGCCGCACCGGCTCCGGCAAGACCATTGCTTTCGCTATCCCGCTTGTGGCCCGCTTGGCCGAGCGTGAAGCCAAGCACTTCCGCAAGCCGGGCCGCCCCATGGGCCTCGTCCTTGCGCCGACCCGCGAGCTCGCAACCCAGATCAACGCCACCATCGAGCCGTTGGCCAAGGCCATGGGCCTGAACACCACGGTCATCTACGGCGGCATCTCCCAGGCGCGCCAGGAAAAGGCGCTGCGTGCCGGCGTCGACATCGTCATCGCCTGCCCGGGCCGCCTCGAAGACCTGATCCGCCAGCGCATCCTGACCCTCGAAGCCGTTGAGGTTACCGTGCTGGACGAGGCCGACCATATGGCTGACCTCGGCTTCCTCCCGGTAGTCAAGAAGCTCATGGACATGACCCCCACCCAGGGTCAGCGCCTGCTCTTCTCAGCGACGTTGGACAACGGTGTTGACAAGCTGGTCAACCGTTACCTCTCCAACCCGCTGACGCACTCCGTGGACGATCCCCAGGCCGCTGTCACCACCATGGAACACCACGTGCTGGTGGTCAACGATCAAACCGTCAAGAAGCAGCTCATCGTCGAACTGGCCTCCGGCGCCGGCCGCCGCGTCCTCTTCATGCGGACCAAGCACCACGCCCGCAAGCTTGCCAAGACCCTCACCGACGCCGGCATCCCAGCGGTCGACCTTCACGGCAACTTGTCGCAGAACGCCCGCGACCGCAACCTTGCCGAGTTCTCCAACGGTGACGTTCGCGTCCTGGTGGCTACCGACGTCGCAGCCCGTGGCGTGCACGTTGACGACGTCGAACTCGTCATCCACGTGGACCCGCCCACGGAGCACAAGGCGTACCTGCACCGCTCAGGCCGTACGGCCCGCGCAGGTTCCGATGGAACCGTTGTCACCCTGACGCTCCCTGAGCAGCAGAGCGACGTCAAGAAGCTCATGAAGGCCGCCGGCGTGGACGTATCGTTCGAGCGCGTCACGGCCAACTCCCCGCTGGTCGCCGAGCTCGTGGGCGACATCGCGGACAAGGTTGATCCCCGCACCCGTGCAGCCCTCCTCGCGGCGAAAGCCCCGCAGGGTGGCGGCACCTCCACGGGCGCCAATGCCCAGCGAAAGCGCGCACGCCGTACCGGCGGCCAGGCGGCCCCCACCGCGGGTGGCCGTGGCGGTCGCGGCGGACGCGGCAAGGTCGCAGCTGAGCCGGTTCGCACCGACATCAACCGCGCCGATCGTCGCGCAGCAATGAACGACGACGTCGCCCGCAGCTCACGCGGTCGCGGCAAGGCTGGTGCCACTCACCGCAACGACGTTCCCGGCTCGCAGGGCCAGGGCGGCCGTAGCGGTCGTCCTGCTTCGGGCCAGCGTGCTGCTACCGGTGGCCAGCGCTCAGCTTCGGCTCCGCGTACGGCTTCCACCACAAGCACCCGCACCGGTGGAAACAAGGCCGTATGGTCTTCCGCAACGGGCGCTACCTCCGGTGGATCCTATGGTTCAGGAGCTTCCGGTAACTCCGGTCGCGGCGGCTCGGGCGCTGGCCGTCCGGCACGCAGTGGCCCGCGCCGCGCGTCGGCTCCCGCGTCGAATGAGCGTCGCGGTCGCTAG
- the soxR gene encoding redox-sensitive transcriptional activator SoxR produces MPQVPGSAHRPLSIGELSERSGVSPSALHFYERNGLIAAERTAGNQRRYRRETLRRVAFIKTSQRVGLPLKDIREALDSLPNGRTPTKRDWTRLSSRWRKELDQRIAALQHLRNDLDGCIGCGCLSLKSCTLQNPADELGAAGAGAQRWNQSG; encoded by the coding sequence ATGCCGCAAGTTCCAGGCAGCGCCCACCGTCCCCTCAGCATTGGTGAGCTTTCCGAGCGGAGCGGAGTATCGCCGTCGGCCCTGCACTTCTACGAACGCAACGGGCTCATCGCAGCTGAGCGCACGGCCGGCAACCAGCGGCGGTACCGGCGCGAAACGCTGCGGCGGGTGGCTTTCATCAAGACTTCTCAAAGAGTCGGCCTTCCCCTGAAGGACATCCGCGAGGCGCTGGATTCCCTGCCGAACGGGCGGACGCCCACCAAACGGGACTGGACACGATTATCGTCGCGGTGGCGCAAGGAACTCGACCAACGGATTGCCGCGCTGCAACACCTGCGGAATGATCTGGACGGATGCATCGGCTGTGGTTGCCTGAGCCTGAAGTCGTGCACGCTTCAGAACCCTGCCGACGAACTCGGGGCCGCCGGAGCGGGAGCGCAACGTTGGAACCAGTCCGGATAA
- a CDS encoding aldo/keto reductase produces MTAVQLGDGLNVSPLGFGGMALTPVYGGIDPEEVLQTLRHAVDAGITFIDTADVYGAGSNEELVGKLLKGRRDEVQLATKFGIEGNPANGYTGVRGDAPYVRQAAEASLRRLDTDVIDLYYLHRRDLRVPIVETVEAMAELVREGKVRHLGLSEVTAEELRQANAVHPIAAVQSEWSIWSRDVEQYVVPAAKELGVGFVPYSPLGRGFLTGTVSASDLGENDFRHKIPRFGGEALDANQAVVDAVRKVADALGATPAQVALAWLLAQGKRLGLSVVPIPGTRKTHRIDENLGALSLQLGTAQLEVLDLAADAVVGSRSADPNWVSQGREANPATA; encoded by the coding sequence ATGACTGCAGTTCAACTCGGCGATGGCCTCAATGTCAGCCCCCTCGGCTTTGGGGGTATGGCCCTGACACCGGTGTACGGGGGAATCGACCCCGAGGAAGTCCTGCAAACACTGAGGCATGCCGTGGATGCGGGCATCACGTTCATCGATACCGCGGATGTTTACGGCGCCGGCAGCAACGAGGAACTTGTTGGCAAGCTCCTGAAAGGCCGGCGCGACGAGGTCCAATTGGCCACGAAGTTCGGGATCGAGGGCAACCCCGCGAACGGATACACGGGAGTCCGCGGGGATGCGCCCTACGTCAGGCAAGCGGCGGAAGCGAGCCTCCGGCGTCTGGACACTGACGTGATTGACCTCTACTACCTGCACCGCCGTGACCTCCGCGTTCCGATAGTGGAAACCGTGGAGGCCATGGCGGAGCTGGTCCGTGAGGGCAAGGTTCGGCACCTCGGACTGTCTGAGGTGACAGCCGAGGAGCTCAGGCAGGCCAACGCCGTCCATCCCATTGCCGCGGTCCAGAGTGAATGGTCAATCTGGAGCAGGGATGTTGAGCAATACGTTGTTCCCGCAGCGAAGGAACTCGGTGTTGGCTTTGTGCCTTATTCGCCGCTCGGCCGTGGGTTCCTCACGGGAACCGTTAGCGCGAGCGACTTGGGCGAGAACGACTTCCGCCACAAGATTCCCCGCTTTGGTGGCGAGGCCCTTGATGCAAACCAGGCCGTCGTGGACGCGGTTCGCAAGGTGGCCGATGCCCTGGGAGCAACTCCTGCCCAGGTAGCTCTCGCTTGGCTGTTGGCCCAGGGCAAGCGCCTTGGGCTTTCGGTGGTCCCCATCCCCGGTACGCGGAAAACGCACCGGATCGACGAGAACCTTGGGGCGCTGTCCCTGCAACTGGGAACAGCGCAACTTGAGGTGCTCGATCTGGCCGCGGACGCCGTCGTGGGTTCACGTTCCGCCGACCCCAACTGGGTGTCGCAGGGCCGCGAAGCCAACCCGGCAACTGCATAG